The following proteins come from a genomic window of Desertibacillus haloalkaliphilus:
- the argF gene encoding ornithine carbamoyltransferase, giving the protein MLEEKSVDTSQLKGRDFLTLLDYSSDEILYLLDSAMKLKQAQQQGECPKVLAGKSLGMLFENASTRTRVSFEVGMTQLGGHALFLSPRDLQIGRGEPISDTAKVLSRYLDGIMIRTNSDEKVAELARHADIPVINALTDNYHPCQALADLLTIYEQKGDYTKLKTAYVGDGNNVAHSLLIGAAKVGMDITIATPKGYEANPEFVNKAIEIGKETGALVKVTNDPVEAVKGADAIYTDVWASMGFEEEQKKREQAFSGFQVNQQLTAHAKDDYIFLHCLPAHRDEEVTAEVIDGKHSCIIDEAENRLHVQKAVMIALMA; this is encoded by the coding sequence ATGTTAGAAGAAAAGTCCGTTGATACGAGTCAATTAAAGGGAAGAGATTTTTTAACATTGCTAGATTATTCATCAGATGAAATCTTGTATTTACTAGATTCAGCGATGAAACTAAAGCAAGCGCAACAACAGGGAGAGTGCCCGAAGGTTTTAGCAGGGAAATCATTAGGGATGCTCTTTGAGAATGCATCAACAAGAACGCGAGTTTCTTTTGAAGTGGGAATGACGCAATTAGGAGGTCATGCGCTCTTTTTAAGCCCACGTGATTTGCAAATTGGACGTGGAGAACCGATCTCTGACACGGCGAAGGTGCTCTCAAGATACCTTGATGGAATCATGATTCGCACAAACAGTGATGAAAAGGTGGCAGAGCTTGCACGTCATGCTGATATCCCTGTGATTAATGCTTTGACAGATAATTATCACCCGTGTCAAGCGCTAGCTGATTTATTAACGATTTATGAGCAAAAAGGCGATTATACGAAGCTAAAAACAGCTTATGTTGGTGATGGTAATAATGTTGCTCATTCATTACTGATCGGTGCGGCAAAGGTTGGAATGGACATTACGATTGCAACGCCAAAAGGATATGAAGCCAATCCAGAATTTGTTAACAAGGCAATCGAGATTGGAAAAGAGACTGGGGCACTCGTTAAGGTTACTAATGATCCAGTTGAAGCAGTGAAGGGTGCCGATGCCATTTATACTGATGTGTGGGCGAGCATGGGCTTTGAAGAGGAGCAGAAAAAACGCGAACAAGCCTTTTCAGGTTTTCAAGTGAATCAACAACTAACAGCACACGCAAAAGATGATTATATCTTTTTACATTGCTTACCAGCTCATCGTGATGAAGAAGTGACTGCAGAAGTCATTGATGGAAAGCATTCATGTATCATTGATGAAGCTGAAAATCGACTACATGTGCAAAAAGCGGTCATGATCGCATTAATGGCATAA
- a CDS encoding acetylornithine transaminase, whose amino-acid sequence MSSLFPTYARWEIAVEEANGSTIIDKNGKEYLDFISGIAVCNLGHCHPKVTTAVQEQLKKVWHVSNLFEIEGQERVAALLTEHSSGDYVFFCNSGAEANEAAIKLARKYTGKHKIISFQQSFHGRTFGSMAATGQEKIHQGFGPMLAGFEYLPYNDLATFEETIHEDVAAVMVEVIQGEGGVNPGQVDFIQGISSLCKQKGILLIVDEVQTGIGRTGETFAYKHYGIDPDMITVAKGLGNGFPVGALIGKEFLKESFGPGSHGSTFGGNPLAMAAAEATLTEVFSDECLQQVKELGDYLLTKLKEELSDCLEVEDVRGKGLMVGIACKEDVGVKVKRLREKGLLVLVAGPKVIRLLPAFTVKKEQIDEAVALIVSECRN is encoded by the coding sequence ATGAGTTCCTTATTTCCAACCTATGCAAGATGGGAAATAGCAGTTGAAGAAGCAAATGGCTCTACAATTATTGATAAAAACGGCAAAGAGTATCTTGATTTTATTTCAGGGATCGCCGTTTGTAACCTCGGTCATTGTCATCCAAAAGTGACAACAGCTGTACAAGAGCAATTAAAAAAGGTTTGGCACGTCTCGAATTTGTTTGAAATCGAAGGGCAAGAACGAGTCGCTGCGCTATTAACGGAGCATTCGAGTGGAGATTACGTATTCTTCTGTAATAGTGGAGCGGAAGCAAATGAGGCGGCAATAAAACTAGCAAGAAAATATACAGGAAAACATAAGATTATTAGTTTTCAACAATCGTTTCATGGACGCACATTTGGTAGCATGGCAGCAACAGGACAAGAAAAAATTCATCAAGGCTTTGGGCCGATGTTAGCAGGATTTGAATATCTACCATACAATGATCTAGCGACTTTTGAAGAGACCATTCATGAAGATGTCGCAGCCGTTATGGTTGAAGTGATACAAGGAGAGGGTGGCGTAAACCCTGGGCAAGTTGATTTTATACAAGGGATCTCAAGCCTTTGTAAGCAAAAAGGCATCCTTTTAATTGTCGATGAAGTGCAAACAGGGATCGGTCGAACAGGAGAAACCTTTGCTTATAAGCATTATGGTATAGATCCTGATATGATTACGGTTGCCAAAGGATTAGGGAACGGTTTTCCAGTCGGTGCATTAATCGGCAAGGAGTTTTTAAAAGAATCGTTTGGACCCGGATCACACGGTTCAACGTTTGGTGGCAACCCACTGGCGATGGCAGCTGCAGAAGCTACATTAACGGAAGTTTTTAGTGATGAGTGCTTGCAGCAGGTAAAAGAATTAGGTGATTATTTACTTACGAAACTTAAAGAAGAATTGTCTGATTGTCTAGAAGTTGAAGACGTTCGTGGCAAAGGGCTGATGGTAGGTATCGCTTGTAAAGAAGATGTCGGTGTAAAAGTAAAGAGATTACGAGAAAAAGGGTTACTCGTATTAGTGGCTGGGCCTAAAGTGATTCGATTATTGCCTGCGTTTACGGTCAAAAAAGAGCAAATTGACGAAGCTGTCGCTTTGATAGTAAGTGAATGTAGAAATTAA
- the argC gene encoding N-acetyl-gamma-glutamyl-phosphate reductase codes for MNAAIIGATGYGGADLIRLLHNHPEVELSSVHSSSQQGVAMDESYPHLQGLATQQLEDIDPVLIGQKADIVFLSTPPGISSAITPKLLSEGLKVIDLSGDLRLKDSSLYETWYKETPATEEVLNKAVYGLTEWAKESVKGAELISNPGCYPTATLLGLAPLVQEKLVEPDSIIIDAKSGVTGAGRSPSAVTHFSEMNDNFKIYKVNQHKHIPEIEQGLKAWDESCSTVTFSTHLVPMTRGIMATIYGKATKPITEQQLRKLFEEKYQGSPFVRIRKEGQFPSTKEVYGSNYCDIGVTYDERTGRITVVSVIDNLMKGAAGQAVQNLNVMIGAEEKAGLDFTPIFP; via the coding sequence ATGAATGCAGCAATTATTGGAGCAACGGGTTATGGAGGAGCAGACTTAATACGATTATTACACAATCACCCTGAGGTTGAACTTTCATCAGTTCACTCATCATCACAGCAAGGTGTAGCGATGGATGAAAGTTATCCGCATCTACAAGGACTTGCAACGCAGCAGTTAGAAGACATTGATCCAGTTTTAATCGGACAAAAAGCTGATATCGTATTTTTATCAACACCACCTGGGATTTCAAGTGCGATCACACCAAAATTGCTATCAGAAGGCTTAAAAGTTATTGATTTATCTGGTGATCTGCGTTTAAAAGATTCATCTTTATACGAAACGTGGTATAAAGAAACACCAGCAACAGAAGAGGTCCTGAATAAGGCGGTCTATGGTTTAACCGAATGGGCGAAGGAATCTGTCAAAGGTGCCGAGCTGATTTCAAATCCAGGATGTTATCCTACAGCTACTCTATTGGGCTTAGCACCACTCGTTCAAGAAAAGTTAGTTGAACCTGATTCAATTATTATAGATGCTAAATCTGGGGTGACAGGGGCAGGGCGCTCTCCTTCAGCAGTCACACACTTTAGTGAAATGAACGATAATTTTAAGATTTACAAAGTAAATCAACATAAGCATATCCCAGAAATTGAGCAGGGGTTGAAGGCTTGGGATGAGTCGTGTTCGACGGTGACCTTTAGTACTCATCTTGTTCCAATGACTCGAGGAATTATGGCTACGATCTACGGTAAAGCAACAAAGCCGATCACTGAACAGCAACTGCGAAAGCTGTTTGAGGAGAAGTATCAAGGTTCACCGTTTGTACGTATTCGTAAAGAAGGTCAATTCCCTTCTACGAAAGAAGTGTACGGATCAAACTATTGTGACATCGGTGTCACTTATGATGAACGAACAGGACGAATTACCGTCGTATCAGTGATTGATAACTTAATGAAGGGCGCTGCAGGTCAAGCGGTACAAAACTTAAACGTTATGATTGGTGCTGAGGAAAAGGCAGGTCTTGATTTTACACCGATCTTTCCTTAA
- a CDS encoding carbamoyl phosphate synthase large subunit: MPKQPSISTVLVIGSGPIVIGQAAEFDYAGTQACLALKEEGIKVILVNNNPATVMTDEACADVVYFEPLTVDSIEKIIQKEKPDGLLATLGGQTGLNLALALHKQGILEKYDVDLLGTPIESIIKGEDREEFRALMHDLNEPVPESEIIETVEAAVAFANQVGYPIIVRPAYTLGGGGGGIVHNEEELRYIVAGGLDASPITQCLIEKSIAGFKEIEYEVMRDENDTCITVCNMENIDPVGVHTGDSIVVAPSQTLTDVEYQMLRSVSVKIIRALGIVGGCNIQFALDPNSKQYYLIEVNPRVSRSSALASKATGYPIARMAAKLSLGYHLHELLNPVTGHTYASFEPALDYVVVKFPRWPFDKFVHANRQLGTQMKATGEVMAIERNLESGFQKAIRSLEIKTNGLMLPALSDWDEQQLWDVIVNPDDRRFFAILELIRREVDIQDIHNRTRIDLFFLSSWKKLIGLEKLAKARQLASISTDELYQLKVHGFSDQWLAESWGESLEAVRQKRKAANIVPSYKMVDTCAGEFSSSTAYFYSSWRGEHDVDVSSSKKKILIVGSGPIRIGQGIEFDYCSVHGAISLKKMGYEAIIMNNNPETVSTDYEMADRLYFEPLTIEDVLNVVELEQVEGVIVQVGGQTAISLVEGLEKAGVTIYGTTNDTIDQLEDRARFYQFMNKVDVPHIPGVTAYDENELIEKAEEIGFPVLLRPSYVIGGQGMVIHSTKQELLDYIHDKEQTVMYPILIDAYLPGTEIEVDALTDGTDILIPGMFEHVEKAGVHSGDSMAITPPVSLTDDVKELVCTYTKQIAEGMDFKGIFNIQFVYHEETLYVIEINPRASRTVPILSKITGIQMIDYTIQLLLGKKLKEITTQVGYAKETPYYTVKAPIFSHAKLPGLDPLLEAEMKSTGELISIGHRHEEALKKAFAWSEGQIPALYQQEGMVFCDVVDEEWEAFVPSAKRLIELGFTLVAEQEKKLDGNNEVKAVSSFDSIVEESDALALISIPKKGHRTGSTKRQLALKNRLTVITELSTLEKMLASLTVEDAGVKSIQEWLGNVNESISS, from the coding sequence ATGCCTAAACAACCATCCATTTCAACAGTATTAGTCATCGGTTCAGGGCCGATTGTCATCGGGCAAGCAGCAGAATTTGACTATGCAGGCACACAAGCATGTTTAGCCTTAAAAGAAGAAGGAATTAAAGTTATTCTTGTTAACAATAATCCTGCTACAGTCATGACGGATGAAGCATGTGCGGATGTGGTCTATTTTGAACCGTTGACGGTTGATAGTATTGAGAAAATTATTCAAAAAGAGAAGCCAGACGGTTTATTAGCAACGCTAGGTGGCCAAACAGGCCTAAACTTGGCGTTAGCGTTACATAAACAAGGGATCCTAGAAAAATATGATGTTGATTTATTAGGAACTCCGATTGAATCGATCATTAAGGGAGAAGATCGTGAAGAATTTCGTGCATTGATGCATGATTTAAACGAACCTGTACCTGAAAGTGAGATTATTGAAACGGTAGAAGCTGCAGTTGCTTTTGCGAATCAGGTTGGCTATCCCATTATTGTTCGTCCAGCTTATACACTTGGTGGTGGAGGCGGTGGGATCGTCCACAATGAAGAGGAGCTTCGCTATATCGTTGCCGGTGGCCTAGACGCAAGTCCAATAACACAATGTTTAATTGAAAAGAGTATAGCTGGTTTTAAAGAAATAGAATACGAGGTTATGCGTGATGAAAATGATACGTGTATTACCGTCTGTAATATGGAAAATATTGACCCAGTTGGGGTGCATACAGGTGACTCGATTGTTGTAGCCCCTTCCCAAACACTAACAGATGTTGAATACCAAATGTTACGCTCGGTATCTGTGAAGATTATCCGTGCGCTTGGAATTGTCGGAGGCTGTAATATTCAATTCGCTCTCGATCCAAACAGCAAGCAGTATTACTTAATTGAAGTGAATCCACGCGTGAGTCGCTCATCAGCATTAGCATCGAAAGCAACGGGGTACCCGATTGCAAGGATGGCTGCAAAATTAAGCTTAGGCTACCATTTACATGAATTGTTGAACCCTGTGACCGGTCATACGTATGCAAGCTTTGAACCTGCTCTTGATTATGTTGTTGTAAAGTTCCCACGTTGGCCGTTTGATAAATTTGTTCATGCTAACCGCCAGCTTGGCACACAAATGAAGGCGACTGGTGAAGTAATGGCGATTGAGCGAAACTTAGAAAGTGGCTTTCAAAAAGCGATTCGCTCCCTTGAAATTAAGACCAATGGTTTGATGCTACCTGCATTATCTGATTGGGATGAGCAGCAATTATGGGATGTTATTGTAAACCCTGATGATCGTCGCTTCTTTGCCATTTTAGAACTCATTCGTCGTGAGGTAGATATTCAAGACATTCATAATCGTACTCGAATCGATCTATTCTTTTTAAGTAGTTGGAAAAAGTTGATAGGGCTTGAGAAACTAGCGAAAGCTCGTCAACTAGCTAGCATTTCGACAGACGAACTCTATCAACTGAAGGTACACGGATTTTCTGATCAGTGGTTAGCTGAATCTTGGGGCGAGAGTCTCGAAGCAGTTCGTCAAAAACGTAAAGCGGCCAACATTGTTCCATCTTATAAAATGGTGGATACATGTGCCGGTGAATTCTCATCATCAACAGCTTATTTCTATTCAAGCTGGAGAGGCGAACACGATGTTGATGTATCATCAAGTAAAAAGAAGATATTGATTGTTGGCTCTGGCCCGATACGGATCGGTCAAGGGATTGAGTTTGATTATTGCTCTGTTCATGGTGCGATTAGTTTAAAAAAGATGGGTTACGAAGCAATTATTATGAACAACAATCCTGAAACAGTAAGTACGGATTATGAAATGGCTGATCGCCTTTACTTTGAACCATTAACGATTGAAGATGTTTTAAATGTAGTAGAGCTTGAACAAGTTGAAGGTGTTATCGTTCAGGTAGGTGGACAAACGGCGATCTCATTAGTCGAAGGATTAGAGAAGGCTGGTGTGACCATCTATGGAACGACGAATGACACGATTGATCAGCTAGAAGACCGCGCTAGATTCTATCAGTTTATGAACAAAGTAGATGTTCCTCACATCCCTGGAGTGACGGCTTATGATGAAAATGAACTAATTGAAAAAGCCGAAGAGATTGGTTTCCCGGTTTTACTCCGACCTTCGTACGTCATTGGTGGTCAAGGCATGGTGATTCATTCGACAAAACAGGAGTTACTTGATTACATCCATGATAAAGAACAGACAGTTATGTATCCTATTTTGATCGATGCCTATTTACCGGGAACTGAAATCGAAGTCGATGCCCTAACGGATGGAACCGATATTCTAATTCCGGGAATGTTTGAACATGTTGAAAAAGCGGGTGTTCATTCTGGGGATAGCATGGCAATTACACCACCCGTGTCATTAACAGACGACGTAAAAGAACTTGTATGTACGTATACAAAACAAATTGCTGAAGGCATGGATTTTAAGGGGATCTTCAATATTCAATTTGTTTATCATGAAGAAACGTTGTATGTGATCGAAATTAACCCACGTGCATCACGTACGGTACCGATTTTAAGTAAAATTACCGGCATTCAAATGATTGATTACACGATCCAATTGTTGCTAGGTAAGAAGTTAAAAGAGATCACAACGCAAGTGGGGTATGCAAAAGAAACACCTTATTATACGGTAAAAGCGCCAATCTTCTCTCATGCAAAACTACCAGGGTTAGACCCGTTGCTTGAAGCAGAAATGAAGTCAACTGGAGAATTGATTAGTATCGGTCATCGTCATGAAGAAGCCTTGAAAAAAGCATTTGCCTGGAGTGAAGGACAAATCCCAGCGCTTTATCAGCAAGAAGGCATGGTTTTCTGTGATGTAGTAGATGAAGAATGGGAGGCCTTTGTACCAAGTGCAAAACGATTAATCGAGTTAGGGTTTACACTTGTTGCCGAACAGGAAAAGAAACTTGATGGGAATAATGAAGTCAAAGCTGTTTCATCGTTTGATTCCATTGTAGAAGAAAGTGACGCACTTGCGCTAATAAGTATTCCGAAAAAAGGTCATCGTACCGGTAGCACTAAGCGACAACTTGCACTTAAAAACCGTTTAACGGTTATAACCGAGCTATCGACATTAGAAAAAATGTTAGCAAGTTTAACAGTTGAAGACGCAGGCGTGAAGTCTATCCAAGAGTGGTTAGGAAATGTTAATGAATCGATAAGTAGTTAA
- a CDS encoding carbamoyl phosphate synthase small subunit, producing the protein MKGYLVLSTGETFEGEWLGGEEEVYGEVVFFTGMTGYQEVITDPSFKGQIVVFTYPLIGNYGINEADNESIKPQVSGVVMSECSDDGFHYESKITLADHCKKQHVPMLVGIDTRAVVKRIRELGDMGAIITNDLTNIDFATKKPIGTRDLVKEVSTTTIETFGEGEHHVVLIDYGYKRSIVDALVKYGCKVTVVPYNTDIDTIHELSPDGILLSNGPGNPKQMEAYLDDIKQLASSYPTMGICLGHQLLALAFGGDTEKLRFGHRGANQPVQDLVSKQVYMTSQNHSYVVREHGIEKTGFDVRYRNINDGSVEGLVHSCLPITSIQFHPEAHPGPSDSETIFLNFVAEMNSKRREKVYA; encoded by the coding sequence ATGAAAGGATACCTCGTCTTATCAACAGGTGAAACATTTGAAGGTGAATGGCTTGGTGGAGAGGAAGAAGTGTACGGTGAAGTTGTTTTCTTTACGGGAATGACAGGGTACCAAGAAGTGATTACAGACCCATCATTTAAAGGGCAAATTGTCGTCTTCACATACCCACTAATCGGAAATTACGGTATAAATGAGGCTGATAATGAAAGCATAAAACCACAAGTCTCAGGTGTCGTTATGAGTGAGTGCAGTGATGATGGCTTTCATTATGAATCAAAAATAACTCTTGCCGATCATTGTAAAAAACAACATGTGCCGATGCTTGTTGGCATTGATACGCGTGCCGTTGTTAAAAGAATACGTGAATTAGGGGATATGGGAGCGATCATCACGAACGATTTAACAAACATTGATTTTGCAACAAAAAAGCCAATTGGAACACGTGACCTTGTAAAAGAAGTGTCCACGACGACAATTGAGACGTTCGGTGAAGGTGAACATCATGTAGTCCTCATCGATTATGGATATAAACGTTCGATAGTTGATGCTCTCGTTAAATACGGATGCAAAGTAACTGTTGTTCCATACAATACAGACATTGACACCATTCATGAATTGTCGCCTGACGGTATTCTTTTATCAAACGGTCCTGGCAATCCAAAGCAAATGGAAGCTTACTTAGATGATATTAAGCAACTAGCTTCCAGCTATCCAACGATGGGGATTTGCCTCGGTCATCAATTATTGGCACTCGCGTTTGGTGGCGATACAGAAAAGCTCCGTTTTGGTCATCGTGGAGCGAATCAACCTGTACAGGACCTTGTGAGTAAACAAGTGTATATGACATCACAAAATCATAGCTATGTCGTGAGAGAACACGGCATTGAAAAAACAGGGTTTGATGTTCGCTATCGAAATATTAATGACGGTTCTGTCGAAGGTTTGGTTCATTCTTGTCTTCCGATTACATCAATTCAATTCCACCCTGAGGCACACCCAGGTCCAAGTGACAGTGAAACAATCTTTTTAAACTTTGTAGCAGAAATGAACAGCAAGAGGAGAGAAAAAGTCTATGCCTAA
- the argJ gene encoding bifunctional ornithine acetyltransferase/N-acetylglutamate synthase gives MNSVTEQLKAQPVDGGSIITPRGFSATGVYTGVKRKRLDLGAILCEVPASSAAVYTLNKIQAAPLQVTKESIAKEGKLRAIIVNSGNANACTGKRGEEDAYAMRKQGADVFSLPEHHVAVTSTGVIGEFMPMEKISNGITQLKPESSFEAADQFNEAILTTDTVKKHACYKTKINNQEVHIGGVAKGSGMIHPNMATMLGFITTDAMIEPEWLQVALSEVTDQTFNRITVDGDTSTNDMVVVMASGLAENEPLTKDHPDWDKFVYALKKTSEELSKKIARDGEGATKLIEVQVNGAKDDEEAGKVAKQIVGSDLVKSAIYGTDANWGRIICAIGYSGAEINPETIDISLGSIQTLKDSQPTEFSEVEATAYLQEDTIVISVDLHVADGFGKAWGCDLTYDYVRINAGYRT, from the coding sequence ATGAATTCAGTAACAGAGCAGTTAAAGGCGCAACCGGTTGATGGCGGTAGCATCATTACCCCAAGAGGGTTTTCAGCAACAGGAGTTTATACAGGTGTTAAACGTAAGCGCCTTGATTTAGGAGCAATCCTTTGTGAAGTTCCAGCGAGCAGCGCAGCTGTGTATACGTTAAATAAGATTCAAGCTGCACCATTACAAGTGACAAAAGAAAGTATTGCCAAGGAAGGAAAACTCCGTGCCATTATTGTGAACAGTGGCAATGCGAATGCATGTACCGGAAAGCGTGGAGAAGAGGATGCCTACGCGATGAGAAAACAAGGTGCAGATGTATTCTCACTACCAGAACATCACGTTGCAGTCACTTCGACTGGTGTAATTGGTGAATTTATGCCAATGGAAAAAATTAGTAATGGGATTACACAACTAAAACCAGAATCAAGTTTTGAAGCTGCTGACCAGTTTAATGAAGCAATTTTGACAACAGATACGGTGAAAAAACATGCATGTTATAAAACGAAAATTAACAATCAGGAAGTGCATATCGGCGGTGTTGCTAAAGGGTCAGGGATGATTCACCCCAACATGGCAACGATGCTTGGATTTATCACAACAGATGCAATGATTGAACCTGAATGGCTTCAAGTTGCACTCTCAGAGGTGACAGATCAAACGTTTAATCGTATTACGGTTGATGGAGACACATCAACGAATGATATGGTCGTCGTGATGGCAAGCGGTTTAGCTGAGAATGAACCATTGACAAAGGACCATCCTGATTGGGATAAATTTGTTTATGCGTTAAAAAAGACAAGTGAAGAGCTTTCAAAAAAAATCGCTCGTGATGGCGAAGGGGCAACAAAGCTAATAGAAGTCCAAGTGAATGGTGCAAAAGACGATGAGGAGGCTGGGAAAGTAGCTAAACAAATCGTTGGTTCAGATTTAGTGAAGTCAGCAATCTATGGAACGGATGCAAACTGGGGTCGAATCATTTGTGCGATCGGATATAGTGGGGCTGAAATTAATCCCGAGACAATTGACATCTCACTCGGTTCCATTCAAACGTTAAAAGACAGTCAACCGACTGAATTTTCTGAAGTAGAGGCGACAGCGTACTTGCAGGAAGATACGATTGTAATTTCAGTTGACCTTCATGTTGCTGATGGATTTGGTAAAGCATGGGGTTGTGATTTAACGTACGATTATGTCCGCATTAATGCTGGTTATAGAACGTAA
- the argB gene encoding acetylglutamate kinase gives MSEIVVVKCGGSTIAELSNDFFLSIKALQNAGKSPIIVHGGGPEINKMLTKLEIESEFINGLRKTTEDVLDTAEMVLCGKVNKRLVSKFQAVGLNSVGLSGCDGKLLKAEPLDKENLGFVGEAVNVNADLLEQMIENKIIPVIAPIGYGDDGERYNINADSAAGAVADGVGASELVFVTDVPGILDDGQLLEQVTISEVENMIENGTIYGGMIPKVTAAIKSLQGNIHAVMIINGKGSTLDQQGEIVGTKLTKGKVTTQV, from the coding sequence ATGAGTGAAATCGTCGTTGTCAAATGTGGAGGAAGTACGATTGCGGAACTTTCAAATGACTTTTTCTTAAGTATTAAAGCATTACAAAATGCGGGGAAATCGCCAATTATCGTCCACGGTGGTGGCCCAGAAATTAATAAAATGTTAACAAAGCTGGAAATTGAGAGTGAATTCATTAATGGTTTGAGAAAAACGACGGAAGATGTATTGGATACAGCGGAAATGGTGCTTTGTGGGAAAGTGAATAAACGCTTAGTCTCGAAGTTCCAAGCGGTTGGCTTAAACAGTGTTGGACTTTCTGGCTGTGATGGAAAACTCCTAAAAGCAGAACCTTTAGATAAAGAAAATCTTGGCTTTGTAGGAGAGGCCGTAAATGTTAATGCTGATTTACTAGAACAGATGATAGAAAATAAGATTATTCCAGTGATTGCACCGATCGGCTATGGAGACGATGGTGAACGTTATAATATTAACGCAGATAGTGCAGCAGGCGCTGTTGCTGATGGCGTAGGTGCTTCTGAGCTAGTGTTTGTCACCGATGTTCCAGGAATTTTAGATGACGGCCAATTACTAGAGCAAGTCACAATTTCTGAGGTTGAGAACATGATAGAGAACGGTACGATATACGGTGGGATGATACCGAAAGTGACAGCTGCGATTAAAAGCTTACAAGGAAACATTCATGCAGTAATGATTATTAATGGAAAAGGTTCAACACTCGACCAGCAAGGAGAGATCGTTGGAACAAAGCTCACAAAAGGCAAAGTAACTACTCAAGTATAA
- a CDS encoding Crp/Fnr family transcriptional regulator, whose product MTVKEFVNHIPLFSELPKHQKEHLHKIIMHRTIKKGEVIFHEHEIAEAVFFVNEGKVRISKGTPDGKEIVLTIRQPGEIFAEVSLFTQPGNTYPATATAIENGVVSYILVSEIENFLKDHPELSLAIFRIMSERLRISQSTLRDVALYGKLESLAATLLRLSDEYGVETSTGLKINLKLTHEELGSFFGATRESVNRLINKLKRHHVLSMQQGYITIHSIEELKDYIS is encoded by the coding sequence ATGACCGTTAAGGAATTTGTTAATCATATCCCACTTTTCTCCGAATTACCTAAGCATCAAAAAGAGCACCTTCATAAGATCATCATGCATAGAACAATTAAAAAAGGTGAAGTTATTTTTCACGAACATGAAATTGCGGAAGCTGTTTTTTTTGTTAATGAAGGAAAAGTGAGGATCAGCAAAGGAACACCAGATGGCAAAGAAATTGTTTTAACGATTCGTCAACCTGGAGAGATCTTTGCAGAAGTATCGCTATTCACACAGCCTGGAAATACGTACCCTGCAACAGCAACAGCCATCGAAAATGGCGTCGTTTCTTATATTCTTGTATCAGAAATTGAAAACTTTTTGAAGGATCATCCAGAATTATCATTAGCGATCTTCAGAATCATGTCTGAACGACTAAGAATTTCTCAATCAACCTTACGCGATGTCGCATTATATGGTAAACTAGAGTCATTAGCTGCGACATTGTTAAGACTTTCGGATGAGTATGGAGTGGAGACTAGCACTGGATTAAAAATTAACTTAAAGCTAACCCACGAAGAATTAGGAAGTTTCTTTGGTGCTACCCGAGAAAGTGTAAATCGCTTAATTAATAAATTAAAACGTCATCATGTCTTGAGTATGCAACAAGGATATATTACTATTCATAGTATAGAAGAATTAAAAGATTACATTAGTTAA